The following are encoded together in the Methylobacterium radiotolerans JCM 2831 genome:
- a CDS encoding YgiQ family radical SAM protein, which yields MELQATADRPLAPPVRTPSPRGPAAPFLPMSRAEMAALGWESCDIVLVTGDAYVDHPSFGMAIIGRLLESQGFRVGIIAQPDWQSAEPFKALGKPNLFFGVTGGNLDSMVNRYTADRRLRHDDAYTAGGEGGRRPDRCTIVYTQRCREAFKDVPVVLGGIEASLRRIAHYDYWSDKVRRSILADAKADLLIYGNAERAVVEVANRLAAGEAPHQLDAIRGVALFRRVPTHYTELPADDLDSTDEAATRRPGETVIRLPAYEQVKDDKEAYARASRVLHREANPGNARPLVQRHGDRDLWLNPPPIPLTSDEMDAVYDLPYARAPHPSYGDAKIPAWDMIKFSVTIMRGCFGGCTFCSITEHEGRVIQNRSEGSILREIERIRDKTPGFTGVISDVGGPTANMYRMACKDPKIEAACRLPSCVFPDVCPNLNTSHDDLIRLYRKVREVKGVKKVMVASGVRYDLAVKSPEYIKELVTHHVGGRLKIAPEHTERGPLDKMMKPGIGTYDRFKEMFDAAAKEAGKKYYLIPYFIAAHPGTTDEDMMHLALWLKKNNYRADQVQTFLPSPMATATAMYHTEINPLRGVRRGGSEPVEAIKGLRQRRLHKAFLRYHDPENWPLLREALREMGRADLIGPRPDQLVPFSQPPGTGAGAGRSGGQPRPVYRPGGQRFTTKGVPLRK from the coding sequence CCTGCCGATGAGCCGCGCCGAGATGGCGGCCCTCGGGTGGGAGTCCTGCGACATCGTGCTGGTGACGGGTGACGCCTACGTGGACCACCCGAGCTTCGGCATGGCCATCATCGGCCGGCTGCTCGAGTCGCAGGGCTTCCGGGTCGGCATCATCGCGCAGCCCGACTGGCAGTCGGCGGAGCCGTTCAAGGCGCTCGGCAAGCCGAACCTGTTCTTCGGCGTCACCGGCGGCAACCTCGATTCGATGGTGAACCGCTACACGGCGGACCGGCGGCTGCGCCACGACGACGCCTACACGGCCGGCGGCGAGGGCGGAAGGCGCCCGGACCGCTGCACCATCGTCTACACGCAGCGCTGCCGCGAGGCCTTCAAGGACGTGCCGGTCGTGCTCGGCGGCATCGAGGCGTCGCTGCGGCGCATCGCGCACTACGATTACTGGTCCGACAAGGTGCGCCGCTCGATCCTGGCGGACGCCAAGGCGGACCTGCTGATCTACGGCAACGCCGAGCGCGCCGTGGTCGAGGTGGCGAACCGCCTCGCGGCCGGCGAGGCGCCGCACCAGCTCGACGCGATCCGGGGCGTCGCCCTGTTCCGCCGCGTGCCCACCCACTACACCGAGCTGCCCGCCGACGACCTCGACTCGACGGACGAGGCCGCGACCCGCCGGCCGGGCGAGACCGTGATCCGGCTGCCCGCCTACGAGCAGGTCAAGGACGACAAGGAGGCCTACGCCCGCGCCTCGCGCGTCCTGCACCGGGAGGCCAATCCCGGCAACGCGCGCCCCCTCGTCCAGCGCCACGGCGACCGCGACCTGTGGCTCAACCCGCCCCCGATCCCGCTGACCAGCGACGAGATGGACGCGGTCTACGACCTCCCCTACGCCCGCGCGCCCCACCCGTCCTACGGCGACGCGAAGATCCCCGCCTGGGACATGATCAAGTTCTCGGTGACGATCATGCGCGGCTGCTTCGGCGGCTGCACCTTCTGCTCGATCACCGAGCACGAGGGCCGCGTCATCCAGAACCGCTCGGAGGGCTCGATCCTGCGCGAGATCGAGCGGATCCGCGACAAGACCCCGGGCTTCACGGGCGTGATCTCGGATGTCGGGGGCCCGACCGCCAACATGTACCGGATGGCCTGCAAGGACCCGAAGATCGAGGCGGCGTGCCGGCTGCCCTCCTGCGTCTTCCCGGACGTCTGCCCGAACCTGAACACGTCGCACGACGACCTGATCCGGCTCTACCGCAAGGTCCGCGAGGTGAAGGGCGTCAAGAAGGTGATGGTCGCCTCGGGCGTGCGCTACGATCTCGCGGTCAAGAGCCCCGAATACATCAAGGAGCTCGTCACCCACCACGTCGGCGGCCGCCTGAAGATCGCGCCCGAGCACACCGAGCGCGGCCCCCTCGACAAGATGATGAAGCCGGGGATCGGCACCTACGACCGCTTCAAGGAGATGTTCGACGCCGCCGCCAAGGAGGCGGGGAAGAAGTACTACCTGATCCCGTACTTCATCGCGGCGCATCCGGGCACGACCGACGAGGACATGATGCACCTCGCGCTCTGGCTCAAGAAGAACAACTACCGCGCCGACCAGGTCCAGACGTTCCTGCCCTCGCCGATGGCGACCGCCACGGCGATGTACCACACCGAGATCAACCCCCTGCGGGGCGTGCGCCGCGGCGGCAGCGAGCCGGTCGAGGCGATCAAGGGGCTGCGCCAGCGACGGCTGCACAAGGCGTTCCTGCGCTACCACGACCCCGAGAACTGGCCGCTGCTGCGCGAGGCCCTGCGGGAGATGGGCCGCGCCGATCTCATCGGGCCGCGGCCGGACCAGCTCGTGCCGTTCTCGCAGCCGCCGGGAACCGGGGCCGGCGCGGGCCGCTCGGGCGGCCAGCCGCGACCCGTGTACCGTCCGGGCGGTCAGCGCTTCACCACGAAGGGCGTGCCGCTGCGCAAGTGA